A stretch of the Bacillus licheniformis DSM 13 = ATCC 14580 genome encodes the following:
- a CDS encoding alpha-ketoacid dehydrogenase subunit beta, protein MPVMSYIDAVTLALKEEMEKDPRVFVLGEDVGKKGGVFKATAGLYDQFGEERVMDTPLAESAIAGVGIGAAMYGMRPVAEMQFADFIMPAVNQIISEAAKIRYRSNNDWNCPIVIRAPYGGGVHGALYHSQSVEAVFANQPGLKIVMPSTPYDVKGLLKAAIRDDDPVLFFEHKRAYRLIKGEVPSDDYVLPIGKADVKREGEDITVITYGLCVHFALQAAERLAKDGISAHILDLRTVYPLDQEAIIEAASKTGKVLLMTEDTKEGSIMSEVAAIISEHCLFDLDAPIKRLAGPDVPAMPYAPTMEKFFMVNPDKAEAAMRELAEF, encoded by the coding sequence ATGCCAGTTATGTCATATATAGATGCTGTCACTTTGGCTTTGAAAGAAGAAATGGAAAAGGATCCCCGCGTCTTTGTTTTAGGGGAGGATGTCGGCAAAAAAGGCGGTGTATTCAAGGCGACAGCCGGTCTTTACGACCAGTTCGGCGAAGAGCGGGTGATGGACACGCCTTTGGCGGAATCCGCAATTGCCGGCGTCGGAATCGGGGCCGCCATGTACGGGATGAGACCAGTCGCTGAAATGCAGTTTGCTGATTTTATTATGCCGGCTGTCAACCAGATTATTTCGGAAGCGGCAAAAATCCGCTACCGCTCCAACAATGACTGGAACTGTCCGATCGTCATCCGCGCACCTTACGGCGGAGGCGTGCACGGCGCGCTGTACCATTCACAGTCGGTTGAAGCCGTGTTTGCCAATCAGCCCGGCCTGAAAATCGTCATGCCTTCGACGCCTTATGATGTCAAAGGGCTTTTGAAAGCGGCCATCCGCGATGACGACCCTGTGCTGTTCTTCGAACATAAACGGGCATACCGGCTGATCAAGGGCGAAGTGCCGAGTGACGACTATGTGCTGCCGATCGGAAAGGCGGACGTGAAGCGGGAAGGCGAAGACATTACCGTCATCACATACGGATTGTGCGTCCATTTCGCCCTTCAGGCTGCCGAACGGCTTGCCAAAGACGGGATTTCCGCACATATCCTTGATTTAAGAACGGTATATCCGCTCGATCAGGAAGCGATTATTGAAGCGGCTTCCAAAACGGGCAAAGTGCTTTTGATGACCGAAGATACGAAGGAAGGCAGCATTATGAGTGAAGTGGCCGCGATCATTTCAGAGCATTGCCTGTTCGATTTGGATGCGCCGATTAAGCGGTTGGCGGGCCCTGATGTCCCGGCAATGCCGTATGCTCCTACAATGGAAAAATTCTTTATGGTCAATCCGGATAAAGCAGAAGCAGCGATGAGAGAATTGGCTGAGTTTTAA
- a CDS encoding YegS/Rv2252/BmrU family lipid kinase: MNRKKAMLIYNGNAGQKNVEKTLGAAVPILSQAIDELIVKPTRKKRDAFEFCLEIGEDIGQLFILGGDGTVHECINGISQLQTKPDIGILPGGTCNDFSRALRIPQNIEKAAEALANGSPVPVDVLKANDHYCLNFWGIGLITEASSHINQTEKALLGRISYFTSALRTISNLEPFSFRLSIDGEEFADEAVMVVVLNGPFIGTNKIPLPQLSINDGKADILVCRNTNLAALKELFAMDDPEWDSFKGELSYYQGQTVRIETALPMEADTDGEICTKTPASIEVLNGHLRMLTPLEKEKS, encoded by the coding sequence ATGAACCGAAAGAAAGCAATGCTGATTTACAACGGGAATGCAGGGCAAAAAAATGTTGAAAAAACACTCGGTGCTGCCGTACCGATTCTTTCACAAGCTATAGACGAACTCATCGTGAAACCGACGAGAAAAAAGCGCGATGCGTTCGAATTTTGCCTGGAGATCGGGGAGGATATCGGGCAGTTGTTTATCTTAGGCGGTGACGGGACGGTGCATGAATGCATTAACGGGATTAGCCAGCTTCAAACCAAGCCAGATATCGGCATCCTCCCTGGCGGTACATGCAACGACTTTTCGAGGGCGCTCCGCATTCCCCAGAACATAGAGAAAGCGGCGGAAGCGCTCGCCAATGGAAGTCCCGTCCCGGTCGATGTTTTAAAAGCGAATGATCATTATTGTCTCAACTTTTGGGGCATCGGATTGATCACGGAAGCTTCCAGCCATATCAATCAAACGGAAAAAGCGCTGCTCGGGAGAATCAGTTATTTTACAAGCGCACTGCGGACAATCTCCAATCTTGAGCCCTTCTCTTTTCGTCTGTCGATCGACGGAGAAGAGTTTGCTGACGAAGCGGTCATGGTCGTCGTGCTGAACGGCCCCTTTATCGGAACGAACAAGATCCCCCTTCCGCAGCTGAGCATCAACGACGGAAAAGCGGACATTCTCGTCTGCCGGAATACGAATCTGGCTGCATTGAAAGAGCTTTTTGCAATGGATGATCCCGAATGGGATTCCTTTAAAGGCGAGCTATCCTATTATCAGGGGCAAACCGTTCGAATTGAAACCGCCCTTCCCATGGAAGCCGATACAGACGGCGAAATCTGCACAAAAACGCCGGCTTCAATCGAGGTGCTAAACGGGCACCTCCGCATGCTCACCCCCTTAGAAAAAGAAAAAAGCTGA
- the prli42 gene encoding stressosome-associated protein Prli42: MKSLSRKFIKFMVILMIGVMVLTTLLTGISMIF; this comes from the coding sequence GTGAAAAGCTTGTCTCGAAAATTCATCAAGTTCATGGTTATTTTAATGATCGGCGTCATGGTGCTGACCACTCTGCTTACCGGAATCAGCATGATTTTTTAA
- a CDS encoding thiamine pyrophosphate-dependent dehydrogenase E1 component subunit alpha yields the protein MGNNRHEAVGLTDEQAIDMYKTMLLARKLDERMWLLNRSGKIPFVISCQGQEAAQVGAAFALDRENDYVLPYYRDMGVVLAFGMTAKDLMLSAFAKAEDPNSGGKQMPSHFGQKKNRIVTGSSPVTTQVPHAVGVALAGRLDKKDIATFVTFGEGSSNQGDFHEGANFAAVHKLPVIFMCENNKYAISVPYEKQVACENISDRAVGYGMPGVTVDGNDPLEVYKAVKEARERAGRGEGPTLIETISYRLTPHSSDDDDRSYREREEVAEAKKNDPLNKFAQYLKEAGLLDDQSEKQISDEITKIVNEATDYAEHAPYADPEDALRHVYAE from the coding sequence ATGGGCAATAACCGTCATGAAGCAGTGGGATTAACAGATGAACAAGCAATCGACATGTACAAAACCATGCTTTTAGCCAGAAAACTCGATGAGCGGATGTGGCTCTTAAACCGTTCAGGCAAAATTCCTTTTGTCATCTCTTGTCAAGGACAGGAAGCAGCCCAGGTCGGAGCGGCTTTCGCTTTAGACCGGGAGAACGATTATGTGCTTCCGTATTACAGAGATATGGGCGTTGTGCTTGCTTTTGGAATGACGGCAAAAGATTTAATGCTGTCGGCGTTTGCAAAAGCCGAGGATCCGAATTCAGGAGGAAAGCAGATGCCAAGCCACTTCGGCCAAAAGAAAAACCGGATCGTCACGGGCTCTTCGCCGGTGACCACGCAAGTTCCGCATGCGGTGGGCGTAGCGCTTGCCGGAAGGCTTGACAAGAAAGACATTGCAACTTTTGTGACGTTCGGCGAAGGCTCTTCAAACCAAGGGGACTTCCATGAAGGGGCAAACTTTGCCGCCGTGCATAAGCTTCCCGTCATTTTTATGTGTGAAAACAATAAATACGCGATCTCGGTTCCTTATGAAAAGCAGGTAGCTTGCGAAAACATTTCCGACCGCGCCGTCGGTTACGGCATGCCTGGCGTGACCGTTGACGGAAATGATCCGCTTGAAGTCTACAAAGCTGTTAAAGAAGCAAGGGAACGGGCCGGAAGAGGCGAAGGGCCGACATTAATCGAAACGATATCATACCGGCTGACCCCGCACTCCAGCGATGATGACGACCGAAGCTACAGAGAGCGCGAAGAGGTGGCGGAGGCGAAGAAAAATGATCCGCTTAACAAATTCGCACAATACTTAAAAGAAGCAGGTCTTCTGGACGACCAGTCTGAGAAGCAAATATCGGATGAGATCACAAAAATCGTCAATGAAGCAACAGATTATGCTGAACATGCACCTTATGCAGATCCGGAAGATGCGCTGCGGCATGTTTATGCGGAGTAA
- a CDS encoding amino acid ABC transporter permease — MNFLDFSSTVPEMPFILEGLGVTLKVVAAAAVLGFLLGVLITLLKISSIKPLAWIADFYTSIFRGTPLVLQLMIVYYGLPQVLGFDIDAYWAAVIAFGLNSAAYVSEIIRAGINAIDKGQKEAAMALGVPYAKMMKDLLLPQAFKNIMPALINESITLTKESAVVTVIGLGDIMRRSYQAGAAIYSPLEPMLFAGLIYYVLVLILTFVGKAIERKLNVND, encoded by the coding sequence ATGAATTTTCTTGATTTTTCTAGTACAGTACCCGAAATGCCTTTCATCCTGGAAGGCTTGGGCGTTACCTTAAAAGTGGTCGCGGCTGCGGCCGTGCTTGGATTTTTGCTGGGGGTTTTGATTACGCTTTTAAAAATCAGTTCGATCAAGCCCCTCGCATGGATTGCAGACTTTTACACTTCCATATTCCGGGGGACACCGCTCGTTCTGCAGCTGATGATCGTCTATTACGGACTGCCTCAGGTGCTGGGCTTTGATATTGATGCTTATTGGGCGGCCGTCATCGCATTCGGCTTAAATTCCGCTGCTTATGTATCAGAAATCATCAGAGCAGGAATCAATGCGATCGACAAAGGGCAAAAAGAGGCGGCGATGGCTCTGGGCGTCCCGTATGCAAAGATGATGAAGGATCTCTTGCTGCCGCAGGCCTTTAAAAATATCATGCCCGCGCTGATCAACGAATCGATTACACTGACAAAGGAATCGGCTGTTGTCACCGTCATCGGACTCGGCGATATAATGAGGCGAAGCTATCAGGCGGGAGCTGCGATCTACAGCCCGCTTGAGCCGATGCTGTTTGCAGGCCTCATCTACTATGTGCTCGTTTTGATCCTGACGTTTGTCGGCAAAGCGATTGAAAGGAAGCTGAATGTCAATGATTAA
- a CDS encoding dihydrolipoamide acetyltransferase family protein — protein MAVEQMTMPQLGESVTEGTISKWLVSVGDHVNKYDPIAEVMTDKVNAEVPSSFTGTIAELVGKEGETLQVGDVICKVETNEEAKPEAEAVSKPDQEEAEPAKPEAKDTSQKKRYSPAVLRLAGEHNIDLEQVEGTGAGGRITRKDIQRIIASGAVPQTDAAPEKQPGANAAGAIEPDQKPAQAAPQAAPPQSAAGDVEIPVTGIRNAIATNMVRSKHEIPHAWTMMEVDVTGLVSYRNKIKNEFKKKEGFSLTFFAFFVKAVAQALKEFPQMNSMWAGDKIIQKKDINISIAVATEDALYVPVIKHADEKTIKGIAREISELAHKVRSGKLTSGDMSGGTFTVNNTGSFGSVQSMGIINHPQAAILQVESIVKRPVVMEHGMIAVRDMVNLCLSLDHRVLDGLICGRFLARVKEILEQIDDHTSIY, from the coding sequence ATGGCAGTGGAACAAATGACAATGCCGCAGCTCGGGGAGAGCGTGACTGAGGGAACCATCAGCAAATGGCTCGTCAGCGTCGGAGATCACGTCAACAAATATGATCCGATTGCTGAAGTGATGACGGATAAGGTCAATGCTGAAGTCCCTTCATCGTTCACGGGAACGATTGCCGAGCTAGTCGGGAAGGAAGGCGAAACTCTGCAAGTCGGAGACGTCATCTGCAAAGTCGAAACAAATGAAGAAGCGAAACCGGAGGCTGAGGCTGTTTCCAAGCCAGATCAAGAGGAAGCGGAGCCGGCCAAACCGGAGGCGAAAGATACATCTCAGAAAAAACGTTATTCCCCGGCGGTGCTGAGACTTGCCGGAGAGCACAACATCGATTTGGAGCAGGTGGAAGGTACAGGCGCCGGCGGACGGATCACAAGAAAAGACATCCAGCGCATCATTGCTTCCGGAGCTGTTCCTCAAACTGATGCAGCGCCGGAAAAACAGCCGGGTGCAAATGCCGCGGGAGCGATTGAACCTGATCAAAAACCGGCGCAAGCCGCACCTCAAGCTGCACCGCCTCAAAGTGCGGCCGGAGACGTTGAGATTCCTGTAACTGGAATCCGCAATGCGATTGCGACCAACATGGTCAGAAGCAAGCATGAAATCCCTCATGCCTGGACGATGATGGAAGTGGATGTCACAGGTCTTGTGAGCTACCGCAACAAAATAAAAAACGAATTCAAGAAAAAAGAAGGCTTCAGCCTGACCTTTTTCGCGTTTTTTGTCAAAGCAGTCGCACAGGCGCTGAAGGAATTCCCGCAAATGAACAGCATGTGGGCCGGAGATAAAATCATTCAGAAAAAAGACATCAACATCTCAATTGCAGTAGCGACTGAAGATGCGTTATATGTTCCTGTCATCAAGCATGCCGATGAAAAAACGATTAAAGGCATCGCAAGGGAAATCTCCGAACTGGCTCATAAGGTCAGAAGCGGCAAGCTGACCAGCGGGGATATGAGCGGAGGTACGTTTACGGTCAATAATACCGGTTCGTTTGGATCGGTTCAGTCGATGGGGATCATCAACCATCCGCAGGCTGCCATCCTGCAGGTTGAATCGATCGTCAAGCGTCCCGTCGTCATGGAGCACGGCATGATCGCGGTCAGGGATATGGTGAACCTATGCTTATCCCTCGATCACAGAGTGCTTGACGGCCTCATTTGCGGCAGATTCCTTGCCCGTGTGAAAGAGATTCTTGAACAGATCGATGATCATACGTCCATCTATTAA
- a CDS encoding BrxA/BrxB family bacilliredoxin, giving the protein MNMDFNLFMNDVVRQARQEITAAGYTELKTPEEVDEALTKKGTTLVMVNSVCGCAGGIARPAAHHAVHYDKRPDHLVTVFAGQDKEATARAREYFEGYPPSSPSFALLKDGKILKMVERHEIEGYEPMAVITKLQGLFEEYCEEV; this is encoded by the coding sequence GTGAACATGGATTTTAATCTGTTTATGAACGATGTCGTACGCCAGGCCAGACAAGAAATAACGGCTGCCGGCTACACCGAATTGAAAACGCCTGAAGAGGTCGATGAAGCGCTCACGAAAAAAGGCACTACGCTTGTCATGGTCAACTCCGTCTGCGGCTGTGCAGGGGGGATTGCAAGACCTGCCGCGCACCATGCGGTTCATTACGATAAGCGCCCTGATCATCTCGTCACCGTTTTTGCCGGACAAGACAAAGAAGCGACGGCAAGAGCAAGAGAATATTTTGAAGGATATCCGCCTTCTTCTCCGTCATTCGCCCTTTTGAAAGACGGCAAGATTTTAAAAATGGTGGAGCGCCATGAAATTGAAGGCTATGAGCCGATGGCTGTCATCACCAAGCTTCAAGGACTGTTTGAAGAATACTGTGAAGAAGTATAA
- a CDS encoding aromatic acid exporter family protein: MFKIGYRTLKTALGTASAIYIAQLLGLHNFVSTGIITILCIQVTKKRSLQASWARFAACILAIVFSYAFFELIGYHPAVIGLMLLFFIPTTVLLKIKEGIVTSSVIILHLYMSEGITLSLVWNEFLIIITGIGVALLMNLYMPSLDKELKQYQQKIEDNFAKIFEEIERYLLTGEQDWTGKEIPETHRLINEAKTLAYRDVENHFLRHENLYYHYFKMREKQFEIIERVLPKITSISMTVEQGQMIAAFLHDLRGAIHPGNTAHKFLKRLVKMREEIEEMELPTTREEFEARAALFIFLGEMEQYLVIKSYFKGIKSPA, encoded by the coding sequence ATGTTTAAAATAGGTTATCGCACATTAAAAACAGCGCTTGGAACAGCATCGGCCATCTATATCGCACAGCTGCTCGGCCTCCATAATTTTGTGTCGACAGGGATCATCACGATCCTCTGTATTCAAGTGACGAAAAAACGGTCCCTTCAGGCATCATGGGCACGGTTTGCAGCATGCATTCTTGCGATCGTCTTTTCATACGCATTTTTTGAGCTGATCGGCTATCATCCTGCTGTCATCGGTCTGATGCTGCTGTTCTTTATTCCGACAACCGTTCTTCTGAAAATAAAAGAAGGAATCGTCACAAGTTCGGTCATCATTCTTCACCTTTATATGTCGGAAGGGATCACCCTTTCTCTCGTTTGGAACGAATTCCTTATCATCATTACGGGAATCGGCGTAGCCCTGCTGATGAATCTGTACATGCCGAGCCTCGATAAAGAGCTCAAACAGTATCAGCAGAAAATAGAAGATAACTTTGCCAAGATTTTTGAAGAAATCGAACGGTATTTGCTGACCGGGGAGCAGGATTGGACGGGAAAAGAGATTCCTGAGACGCACCGTTTGATCAATGAAGCGAAGACCCTGGCATACCGCGATGTGGAAAATCATTTTCTCAGGCACGAAAACCTCTATTATCACTACTTTAAAATGAGAGAAAAGCAATTTGAAATTATCGAAAGGGTTCTGCCGAAAATCACGTCGATTTCGATGACGGTTGAACAGGGGCAGATGATCGCGGCGTTTCTCCATGATTTAAGAGGAGCCATCCATCCCGGAAATACGGCTCATAAATTTTTGAAGCGGCTCGTGAAAATGAGAGAGGAAATCGAAGAGATGGAGCTGCCGACGACACGAGAAGAATTTGAAGCGCGCGCTGCTCTTTTCATTTTTCTCGGCGAAATGGAACAGTATCTTGTGATTAAGAGTTACTTTAAAGGTATTAAATCTCCTGCATAA
- a CDS encoding amino acid ABC transporter ATP-binding protein, with protein MINVRNLSKSFGKHEVLKHISVSFEKGEVAAVIGPSGSGKSTFLRCLNLLEKPTEGSIFIQDQEITSPKTNVLKIRENIGMVFQHFHLFPHKTVLENITYAPVHVKKESKQAAVKKAEELLEKVGLLDKKDDYPNRLSGGQKQRVAIARALAMNPDIMLFDEPTSALDPEMVKEVLQVMQDLAKTGMTMVIVTHEMGFAKEVADRVLFMDEGTIVEDDDPKAFFSSPKSKRAQDFLEKIL; from the coding sequence ATGATTAATGTTCGCAATCTCTCAAAATCTTTCGGAAAGCACGAGGTGCTTAAACATATTTCCGTTTCCTTTGAAAAAGGCGAAGTAGCCGCAGTCATCGGCCCGTCGGGATCAGGCAAGTCCACGTTTCTGCGTTGCTTAAACCTGCTCGAAAAGCCGACGGAGGGCAGCATTTTCATTCAGGATCAAGAGATTACAAGCCCGAAAACAAATGTGCTGAAAATCAGAGAGAACATCGGCATGGTCTTTCAGCATTTTCACTTGTTTCCGCATAAAACGGTTCTTGAAAATATTACGTATGCACCTGTCCATGTCAAAAAAGAAAGCAAACAGGCGGCTGTGAAAAAAGCGGAAGAACTGCTTGAGAAAGTGGGGCTTCTCGATAAAAAAGATGATTATCCGAACCGTTTATCAGGGGGACAAAAGCAGCGCGTCGCGATTGCGAGGGCGCTGGCGATGAATCCGGATATCATGCTGTTTGACGAACCGACATCAGCTCTTGATCCCGAGATGGTCAAAGAAGTGCTCCAAGTGATGCAGGATTTGGCGAAAACCGGGATGACGATGGTGATCGTGACGCATGAAATGGGATTTGCCAAAGAAGTCGCCGACAGAGTGCTTTTCATGGATGAAGGAACCATTGTAGAAGACGACGATCCTAAAGCGTTTTTTTCTTCTCCAAAATCGAAAAGAGCTCAAGACTTTTTAGAGAAAATACTATAA
- the lpdA gene encoding dihydrolipoyl dehydrogenase — translation MATEYDLVILGGGTGGYVAAIRASQLGLKTAVVEKQKLGGTCLHKGCIPSKALLRSAEVYRTAKKADEFGVVIPEVGLRFSQVQSRKQKIIDQLHNGVKHLMKKGKIDVYEGIGRILGPSIFSPMPGTVSVEMANGDENEMLIPKNVIIATGSRPRSLPGLELDGENVLSSDEALELEQLPASMLIVGGGVIGIEWASMLNDFGVDVTVIEYADRILPTEDADISREMQAQLAKKGITMITGAKVLPDTLEKGDAVSIQAEKDGEKQSYSAEKMLVSVGRQANIEGIGLENTDIQVENGFIVTNSMYQTKESHIYAIGDVIGGLQLAHVASHEGITAVEHIAGENPHAIDYSLVSKCIYSSPEAASVGLTEGEAKAQGKSVKVGKFPFQAIGKALVYGETDGFVKIVADRETDDILGVHMIGPHVTDMISEAGLAKVLDATPWEVGQTIHPHPTLSEAIGEAALAVDGKAIHF, via the coding sequence ATGGCAACTGAATACGATCTCGTGATTCTTGGAGGGGGCACAGGCGGCTATGTGGCCGCCATCAGAGCCTCGCAGCTGGGGCTGAAAACAGCCGTCGTTGAAAAGCAGAAGCTCGGCGGCACGTGCCTTCATAAAGGCTGCATCCCGTCGAAGGCGCTCCTTAGAAGCGCGGAAGTATACAGGACAGCAAAAAAGGCGGACGAATTCGGAGTGGTCATTCCTGAAGTCGGACTGCGGTTTTCTCAAGTTCAAAGCAGAAAACAAAAAATAATTGACCAGCTGCACAACGGTGTCAAACACTTGATGAAAAAAGGAAAGATCGATGTTTACGAAGGAATCGGACGGATTCTCGGGCCGTCGATTTTTTCCCCGATGCCTGGGACGGTTTCCGTTGAGATGGCGAACGGGGATGAAAATGAGATGCTCATACCGAAAAACGTCATCATCGCTACAGGCTCAAGGCCCAGGTCGCTGCCAGGGCTTGAGCTTGACGGAGAAAACGTTCTGTCATCAGACGAAGCGCTTGAACTTGAGCAGCTTCCGGCTTCCATGCTGATCGTCGGAGGAGGTGTCATCGGGATCGAGTGGGCTTCCATGCTGAACGATTTCGGTGTTGATGTCACCGTCATTGAGTATGCAGACCGGATTTTGCCGACTGAAGATGCCGATATTTCTAGGGAAATGCAGGCGCAGCTCGCGAAAAAAGGCATCACAATGATCACGGGAGCAAAAGTGCTGCCCGACACATTGGAGAAAGGCGATGCGGTCAGCATTCAAGCGGAAAAAGACGGAGAAAAACAATCCTATTCCGCTGAGAAAATGCTCGTATCGGTCGGAAGGCAGGCAAATATTGAGGGTATCGGTCTGGAAAACACGGATATCCAGGTGGAAAACGGCTTTATCGTGACAAACAGCATGTACCAGACAAAAGAATCCCACATCTATGCGATAGGAGATGTGATCGGCGGCCTTCAGCTTGCACATGTAGCTTCTCACGAAGGGATTACGGCCGTTGAGCATATTGCTGGTGAAAACCCGCACGCCATCGATTATTCGCTTGTTTCAAAATGCATCTATTCAAGCCCTGAAGCCGCATCGGTCGGCTTGACAGAGGGTGAGGCGAAGGCGCAGGGGAAAAGCGTTAAAGTAGGCAAATTTCCGTTTCAGGCGATTGGCAAAGCGCTCGTGTACGGTGAGACGGACGGCTTTGTCAAAATCGTCGCCGATCGCGAAACAGATGACATTTTGGGCGTTCACATGATCGGCCCGCATGTGACAGACATGATATCTGAAGCCGGTCTGGCAAAGGTGCTTGACGCCACCCCGTGGGAAGTCGGTCAAACGATCCACCCGCATCCGACGCTGTCGGAGGCGATCGGAGAAGCCGCCCTTGCCGTGGATGGAAAAGCGATTCATTTTTAG
- the buk gene encoding butyrate kinase, with translation MQVQEKRILVINPGSTSTKIGVFHDDRSIFEKSIRHDEAELQQYQTIIDQYSFRKQAILETLHEQGINISKLDAVCARGGLLRPIEGGTYEVNDAMIVDLKNGYAGQHASNLGGIIAREIADGLNIPAFIVDPVVVDEMAPIAKISGTPAIERRSIFHALNQKAVARKAAWQFGKRYEDMKMIITHMGGGITIGVHCRGRVIDVNNGLHGEGPLSPERAGTIPAGDLIDMCFSGEYTKDELMKMLVGGGGLAGYLGTTDAVKVEKMIKEGDQKAALIYEAMAYQIAKEIGAASAVLKGEVDVIILTGGLAYGKSFISSIRQYIDWISDVVVFPGENELQALAEGAFRVLNGEEEAKQYPNQRRESHGN, from the coding sequence ATGCAGGTACAGGAAAAACGTATTCTCGTCATCAATCCGGGATCTACATCTACAAAGATCGGCGTTTTTCATGATGACCGTTCGATTTTCGAAAAATCAATCCGTCATGACGAGGCTGAGCTACAGCAATATCAGACCATTATTGATCAATATTCGTTCAGAAAACAGGCGATACTCGAAACCCTGCATGAACAGGGAATCAATATTTCTAAATTGGATGCCGTTTGCGCCAGGGGAGGGCTGCTTCGGCCGATTGAAGGCGGCACTTACGAAGTCAATGATGCGATGATTGTCGATTTGAAAAACGGCTATGCGGGGCAGCATGCATCAAATCTCGGGGGCATCATCGCCAGGGAGATTGCCGACGGGTTAAATATTCCCGCTTTTATCGTCGACCCCGTTGTTGTGGATGAAATGGCTCCTATCGCAAAAATTTCCGGCACCCCGGCTATTGAAAGGCGCAGCATTTTTCACGCGCTCAACCAAAAAGCAGTTGCAAGGAAAGCGGCTTGGCAGTTTGGGAAGCGTTATGAAGATATGAAAATGATCATCACCCACATGGGAGGCGGCATTACGATCGGCGTCCATTGCCGCGGCCGGGTGATCGACGTCAACAACGGCCTCCACGGGGAAGGTCCGCTCAGTCCAGAGCGGGCCGGAACCATTCCTGCGGGTGATCTGATCGATATGTGCTTTTCCGGCGAATATACGAAAGACGAGCTGATGAAAATGCTTGTCGGCGGCGGAGGGCTTGCCGGCTATCTCGGCACGACGGATGCGGTAAAAGTTGAGAAAATGATCAAGGAAGGCGATCAAAAAGCTGCGCTCATCTATGAAGCGATGGCTTATCAAATCGCCAAAGAAATCGGGGCGGCCAGCGCCGTCTTAAAAGGCGAAGTCGATGTCATTATTTTGACAGGAGGACTGGCATATGGAAAATCGTTTATTTCCTCGATCAGACAATACATAGACTGGATTTCGGATGTCGTCGTCTTTCCAGGAGAAAATGAACTTCAAGCATTGGCTGAAGGTGCATTTCGCGTATTGAACGGCGAAGAAGAGGCAAAACAGTATCCGAACCAGAGGAGGGAAAGTCATGGCAACTGA